The proteins below come from a single Rosa rugosa chromosome 2, drRosRugo1.1, whole genome shotgun sequence genomic window:
- the LOC133734886 gene encoding uncharacterized protein LOC133734886: protein MPEKGDLVPKTSEGAYQSDFVQQFFSNTARINKKAVEKALQDALKDNPTTEDGIEKKDKNVARLILLDLSIKFLFPNAGGTISWDYVKACENLDKIGSYDWAREVGSFLKKSIKTLKKKKESSSPYGNTGGCVLIILYWFCQKTGKINPISGRENEDHGMRKWDIQKLIQNWTSFNSLKKLEKIFENLKEDREESESEEEENRSDEAKTVPEREEKGTDDQNCENKEDNLQVEVAEQETTSEKKQVGERASEKGGGDKIYHCGER from the exons atgccagaaaaaggtgacttggtcccaaagacttctgagggtgcatatcagtccgactttgtccagcagtttttttcaaacacagcgagaattaacaagaaagccgtggagaaagctctgcaagatgcgctgaaagacaatccaacaacagaggatgggattgagaagaaggacaaaaatgtggcaagattaatcttgctggacttgtccatcaagtttctgttcccaaacgcaggaggaacaatttcatgggactacgtcaaagcctgcgaaaatttggataagatcggatcttatgactgggcaagggaagttggaagcttcttaaaaaagtctataaagactttgaaaaagaaaaaggagtcaaGCAGCCCATATGGTAATACGGGGGGCTGCGTTCTGATAATACTG tactggttctgtcaaaagactggaaaaatcaacccaatatctggaagggagaacgaagatcatgggatgagaaaatgggacatccagaagctgatacagaattggacaagttttaacagcttgaaaaaactagag aaaatctttgaaaacctgaaggaggatagagaggaatcagaatccgaggaagaggagaatagatcagatgaagcaaagacagttccggaaagagaggaaaaaggaactgatgatcagaattgtgaaaacaaagaagataacctacaagttgaggtggctgaacaggaaacaacttcagaaaaaaaacaagtgggagaaagagcttcagaaaaaggaggaggagataagaTATATCACTGTGGAGAAAGATAA